TCGTCCCGGCCGAACGCCATGTGCCGGGCCACCAGCCGGCGCAGCCGTTCCGGCTCGTCCAGATCCAGGTACCAGGCCTCGTCCAGCAGTCCGCGCACGTCGGCCCAGACGCCGTCCGGCACCAGCAGGTAGTTGCCCTCCGTGATGACCAGCCGGGTCTCCGGCGGCACCGGGACGGCACCGGCGACCGGTTCCTCGATCTCGCGGCGGAACACCGGTGCGTAGACCACGCCGCCGGTCTCGGAGCGCAGCCGGTGCAGCAGCGCGACGAACCCGGCACCGTCGAACGTGTCCGGCGCACCCTTGCGCGCGTGCCGGCCGAGCCGGTGCAGTTCCGCGTCGGCGAGGTGGAAACCGTCCATCGGTACGACCGTGACGGCCGCGCCCGCGTCGGTGAGCGCGGCTGCGAGGCGCGCGGCGACGGTCGACTTCCCGGCGCCGGGCGGACCCGCGATGCCCAGGATGCGGCGCGTCCCGCCGCTCGCCAGCCGGGCGGCCCGGTCCAGAAGATCGTCCCAATTCATGGGCTCCAGCATAAAATCGGCTCCCCGCCGGGCGGGGAGCCGATTCGGCGTACCGCCGGAGCTGACCGGCACACCCGGGGTCGGGAGTGTCGGCGGTAACAGAGCGTGGGCACCGGTACGCGTCGCGGGAATTTTATCGCGGAAAAGCGCGATCGTCGAAAAATTCTCAAGCGGAGTCCGGGATCGGCAGGCGAACTCCCGTACCGATGATCAGGAACTGGTAGGTGGCGGTGCGGCAGGCGGCGGACACCGCGAGCGGCACGAACACCGGGATCGTCCCGGCGTCGGCGGTCTCGCCGGGACCGAGCGTGAACGGCAGCCGGGGCGGCCCGCCGTGCGGCCCGACGGTCAGGTCCGACGTGCCCGGGTGACAGTCCGGCCGGGACACCGTCAGCACGTGGCCGGTCAGCGCGTCGATCCGCACCCGGTCGTCGTGCGGGTTCGTCAGCCGGATGCGCAGCGGCGTGGTGGTGCCCGGCGCCGGCGCCTCGACCGGCTCGCTGCGCAGCCGGAACCGGAGTGTCTCCGCGTCGCCCGCGGGCGCCACCGGTTTCTCCGCCGTCGTCGCGTCCGCTCGCACGGACAGCCCGCCGATCAGGGCGGTCGTCGCCAACGCCGCCACCGACATCGCCACCCAGCGCCAGCGGTAGAGGGTCCGCATGCGCTCACCTTTCGGGTCCGTCACCGGTAGGGGCGGACGGGTGTCTCCCCAGCCCTTCGCCCGCCCCTACCGGTAGCTCACTGTGCCGGCGCGCCCGGTGGCCGCCGTGTGTCCCGCCGCGCCGCGCGGCCCCCCGGCCGGCACCGGTTGACGACGCGTCGGCGGTGCCTGCGGGCGGGCGGGAACTGGTGCATGGTGCCGGTCCTTCGTGTCCTCTTGGCGGCCCGCCGGGCGCCGCCGCTGGCCGACGGTGCCCGGCGGGCTCCGGGAGTCATGACTCGCGCGCCGCCGTGGCGCTGATGAAGAATCTGCCGGATCGCGGCGGCGCCGGAAATCCGTTGTCCGTGCCGGAACATTGAGCGCTCAAGCGTGCGGTCCGGCTGTCCGGGCTACCCCGATAGGGCTAACGGCCCGCGTCGATGTGCGCCGAACGGTGCCTCGACGTCGCCGGTCGGTGTGACCCGCCGGGCCGCGGGCAGAGGCGTCGGTACAACGCCTCCAACGACGTGCCGCCGGTGCGGTGGCGGGTGCGCGCCGGTTTCCGGCCGATCGGGGAGAACGACACCGGCCTTTGCGGATAAAAGCGGCATCTTGCGTACGCATGGACGTCGATCGTTGACGCCCCCGTAGCGTGTCTGCAACA
This genomic window from Catenuloplanes niger contains:
- a CDS encoding nucleoside/nucleotide kinase family protein; the protein is MNWDDLLDRAARLASGGTRRILGIAGPPGAGKSTVAARLAAALTDAGAAVTVVPMDGFHLADAELHRLGRHARKGAPDTFDGAGFVALLHRLRSETGGVVYAPVFRREIEEPVAGAVPVPPETRLVITEGNYLLVPDGVWADVRGLLDEAWYLDLDEPERLRRLVARHMAFGRDEAEARARALGSDQSNAELIATTKGRADLIVPLT